In the Bradyrhizobium guangzhouense genome, one interval contains:
- a CDS encoding FAD binding domain-containing protein, producing MSVAVMTAEPTAKPTPEFRAGGTDLSERRRSGVSQGLLIDISATGDKAITWAADGSAKIGALTTIASIATDARIAAAYPGMAAGAQGLATPQVRQVATLGGNLAQRSRCWYFRRADIDCLKKSGSTCPARSGNHLYGVAFDLGPCVAPHPSTMAAALLAYDATITTSQRSGLSIADLLGDGSLAHADHALAAGEMIKSIALPAPLEGERASYKRAISRSHAEWPLVELCARVVIADGKFLLVRLAAGGIAPVPLRLTAAEVALNGKIANAASIADAAKAATSGAKPLPMAEYKLDLLQGLVRDVLERLVD from the coding sequence ATGAGTGTTGCGGTCATGACCGCCGAGCCGACTGCCAAGCCCACGCCTGAATTCCGCGCCGGAGGAACCGACCTCAGCGAACGCCGCCGCAGTGGCGTCTCGCAGGGACTACTGATCGATATCTCGGCCACCGGCGACAAGGCGATCACCTGGGCCGCCGACGGATCAGCCAAGATCGGCGCGCTCACCACCATCGCCTCGATCGCGACGGACGCGCGCATCGCCGCGGCCTATCCCGGCATGGCGGCGGGCGCACAGGGCCTCGCCACGCCACAGGTGCGCCAGGTTGCGACGCTCGGCGGCAATCTCGCGCAGCGTTCGCGCTGCTGGTATTTCCGCCGCGCCGACATCGATTGCCTGAAGAAGAGCGGCAGCACCTGCCCTGCCCGGTCTGGCAATCATCTCTACGGCGTTGCCTTCGATCTCGGCCCGTGCGTCGCGCCGCATCCCTCGACCATGGCGGCGGCGCTGCTCGCCTATGATGCGACCATCACAACAAGCCAGCGCAGCGGGCTCTCGATCGCGGATCTGCTCGGCGACGGCTCGCTCGCGCACGCCGATCATGCCCTCGCAGCCGGCGAGATGATCAAGAGCATTGCGCTTCCTGCTCCGCTCGAGGGCGAGCGCGCCTCCTACAAGCGCGCGATCAGCCGGAGCCATGCGGAATGGCCGCTGGTGGAGCTCTGCGCCCGCGTCGTGATAGCAGACGGCAAGTTCCTTCTCGTGCGTCTCGCTGCCGGCGGCATCGCGCCCGTGCCGCTTCGCCTCACCGCCGCCGAAGTCGCGCTCAATGGCAAGATTGCCAATGCGGCATCGATCGCAGACGCGGCGAAAGCTGCGACCTCGGGCGCCAAACCATTGCCGATGGCGGAATACAAGCTCGATCTCCTGCAAGGGCTGGTGCGCGACGTGCTGGAGCGGCTTGTGGATTAG
- the ptsN gene encoding PTS IIA-like nitrogen regulatory protein PtsN — protein MPITDLVAPEAILPALKVNSKKQALQELAAKAAELTGQNERSVFEVLLQREKLGTTAVGYGVAIPHGKLPKLEKIFGLFARLDRPIDFEAMDGQPVDLVFLLLAPEGAGADHLKALARIARLLRDQDIAKKLRASRDAQAIYSVLALPPATAA, from the coding sequence ATGCCGATTACCGATCTGGTCGCCCCCGAGGCGATTCTCCCGGCATTGAAGGTCAACAGCAAGAAGCAGGCGCTCCAGGAGCTCGCGGCCAAGGCCGCCGAACTCACCGGCCAAAACGAGCGCTCGGTGTTCGAGGTGCTGCTCCAGCGCGAGAAGCTCGGCACCACCGCGGTCGGCTACGGCGTTGCCATTCCGCACGGCAAGCTGCCCAAGCTCGAGAAGATCTTTGGCCTGTTTGCCCGGCTCGATCGTCCGATCGATTTCGAGGCGATGGACGGCCAGCCGGTCGATCTCGTGTTCCTGCTGCTCGCGCCCGAAGGCGCCGGTGCCGATCATCTCAAGGCGCTCGCCCGCATCGCACGCCTCCTGCGCGACCAGGATATCGCCAAGAAGCTCCGCGCCTCGCGCGACGCCCAGGCGATCTATTCGGTGCTCGCCCTGCCGCCGGCAACCGCGGCGTAA
- the hpf gene encoding ribosome hibernation-promoting factor, HPF/YfiA family, with the protein MTLRISGKSVSVGEALRGRVTDRTEEVLRKYFDGNYSGHITLSKDGFGFRTDCALHLDSGITLEADSNAQDAYASADQALIMIEKRLKRYKSRLKDRSARKAHVASAALAALDATAYVLEAPGEGDDEDEVTGYSPVIIAEATTALKQMSVSEAVMELDLSGAPCLVFQHGSSGRVNIIYRRADGNVGWIDPPGAKPGD; encoded by the coding sequence ATGACTCTTCGGATTTCGGGCAAGAGCGTTAGCGTCGGTGAGGCCCTCCGCGGCCGCGTCACCGACCGGACCGAAGAGGTCCTGCGGAAATATTTCGACGGCAACTATTCCGGCCACATCACGCTCAGCAAGGATGGCTTCGGCTTCCGCACCGACTGCGCGCTGCATCTCGATTCCGGGATCACGCTGGAAGCCGATTCGAATGCGCAGGATGCCTATGCCAGCGCCGACCAGGCGCTGATCATGATCGAGAAGCGGCTCAAGCGCTACAAGAGCCGGCTCAAGGACCGTTCGGCTCGCAAGGCCCATGTCGCCTCCGCGGCGCTGGCCGCGCTCGACGCCACCGCCTATGTGCTCGAGGCCCCCGGCGAGGGCGACGACGAGGACGAGGTCACCGGCTACAGCCCCGTGATCATCGCCGAGGCCACGACGGCGCTGAAGCAGATGTCCGTCAGCGAGGCGGTCATGGAACTCGACCTCAGCGGGGCACCCTGCCTGGTATTCCAGCATGGCTCCTCCGGCCGGGTGAACATCATCTACCGCCGGGCCGATGGCAATGTAGGCTGGATCGACCCGCCGGGTGCCAAACCGGGCGATTAG
- the rpoN gene encoding RNA polymerase factor sigma-54, with protein MALSQRLEFRQSQSLVMTPQLMQAIKLLQLSNLDLTTFVEEELERNPLLERANEEGGGEAPEAGQFSDHDGDDSGNQGDADGFGGSGEAFEPGQEEWMSKDLGTRAEIEQTLDTGLDNVFSEEPAEAAARNAQDAAPTTYTEWGGGASGDEDYNLEAFVAAEMTLSDHLAEQLSVAFTGAAQRMIGQYLIDLVDEAGYLPPDLGGAAERLGATQQDVEDVLAVLQKFDPPGVCARSLSECLAIQLRELDRYDPAMQALVEHLDLLAKRDIVSLRKLCGVDDEDIADMIGEIRRLNPKPGMKFGSARLQAMVPDVYVRPGPDGGWHVELNSDTLPRVLVNQTYYSELSKKIGKDGDKSYFTDALQNATWLVRALDQRARTILKVATEIVRQQDGFFTHGVAHLRPLNLKAVADAIQMHESTVSRVTANKYMATNRGTFELKYFFTASIASADGGEAHSAEAVRHHIKQLIDSELPTAILSDDTIVERLRASGIDIARRTVAKYREAMRIPSSVQRRRDKQSALGNVLSTAMPDRSRNTEPA; from the coding sequence ATGGCGCTTTCGCAGAGATTAGAGTTCCGGCAATCGCAGTCGCTGGTCATGACGCCGCAGTTGATGCAGGCGATCAAGCTGCTGCAATTGTCCAATCTCGATCTCACCACCTTCGTGGAAGAGGAACTCGAGCGTAACCCTCTGCTGGAGCGGGCCAACGAGGAGGGCGGTGGCGAAGCCCCGGAGGCTGGCCAGTTTAGCGACCATGATGGCGATGATTCAGGCAATCAGGGTGATGCCGACGGCTTTGGCGGCAGCGGCGAGGCCTTCGAGCCGGGCCAGGAAGAATGGATGAGCAAGGATCTTGGCACCCGCGCCGAGATCGAGCAGACCCTGGACACGGGCCTGGACAACGTCTTCTCCGAGGAGCCGGCCGAGGCGGCCGCGCGCAACGCCCAGGATGCCGCGCCGACCACCTACACCGAATGGGGCGGCGGCGCCTCTGGTGACGAGGACTACAATCTCGAAGCCTTCGTGGCGGCAGAGATGACGCTCTCCGACCATCTCGCCGAGCAGCTGTCGGTGGCCTTCACCGGCGCGGCGCAGCGCATGATCGGGCAGTATCTGATCGACCTCGTCGACGAAGCCGGCTATCTGCCGCCCGATCTCGGCGGCGCGGCCGAGCGGCTTGGCGCAACGCAACAGGACGTCGAGGACGTTCTTGCCGTGCTGCAAAAATTCGATCCGCCCGGTGTCTGTGCGCGTAGCCTGAGCGAGTGCCTCGCGATCCAGCTCCGCGAGCTCGACCGCTACGATCCCGCGATGCAGGCCCTCGTCGAGCATCTCGATCTCCTCGCCAAGCGCGACATTGTGTCCCTGCGCAAGCTCTGCGGCGTCGACGACGAGGACATCGCCGACATGATCGGCGAGATCAGGCGGCTCAATCCCAAGCCCGGCATGAAGTTCGGCTCCGCGCGGCTTCAGGCCATGGTGCCCGACGTCTATGTCCGCCCGGGCCCGGATGGCGGCTGGCACGTCGAGCTCAACAGCGACACCCTGCCGCGCGTCCTGGTCAACCAGACCTATTACTCCGAGCTGTCGAAGAAGATCGGCAAGGACGGCGACAAGTCGTATTTCACGGATGCGCTGCAGAACGCGACGTGGCTGGTGCGCGCGCTCGACCAGCGCGCCCGCACCATCCTGAAAGTCGCGACCGAGATCGTGCGCCAGCAGGACGGCTTCTTCACCCATGGTGTCGCACATTTGAGGCCGTTGAATCTGAAAGCGGTTGCCGACGCCATCCAGATGCATGAATCCACGGTGTCGCGCGTCACCGCCAACAAATACATGGCGACAAATCGCGGCACATTCGAATTGAAATATTTCTTCACGGCCTCGATCGCCTCGGCCGACGGCGGCGAGGCGCATTCGGCCGAAGCCGTGCGTCACCACATCAAGCAGCTGATCGATTCGGAGCTGCCTACCGCGATCCTGTCGGATGATACCATCGTGGAACGCTTGCGCGCTTCGGGCATTGATATTGCCCGCCGCACGGTCGCGAAGTACCGCGAAGCCATGCGCATTCCGTCCTCGGTGCAACGCCGCCGCGACAAGCAGAGCGCTCTTGGTAACGTCCTTTCCACCGCAATGCCCGATCGCTCCCGCAACACCGAGCCGGCCTGA
- the lptB gene encoding LPS export ABC transporter ATP-binding protein, giving the protein MVDLFSMFRRRPAKRGRPGFARQDITALGDSVGGLMPSPVRDAPPIARDQPMHAADPYGVEAPARLRPAAAAQPPKARPAARSNGAGGPQLLRRPGFLAVHSVEKSFGSRQVVRGVSIYVRRGEAVGLLGPNGAGKTTVFYMITGLIKADRGAIELDGHDVTKLPMYQRARLGIGYLPQEASIFRGLTVEQNIRAVLEVVEPSRKKREQQLDSLLDEFNITRLRKSPSIALSGGERRRVEIARALATRPNYMLLDEPFAGIDPIAVGDIQDLVRHLTNRGIGVLITDHNVRETLGLTDRAYIVYAGEILTEGSPDEIVADPDVRRLYLGEEFRL; this is encoded by the coding sequence ATGGTCGATCTATTCAGCATGTTCCGACGGCGCCCCGCCAAGCGCGGCCGGCCAGGATTTGCCCGTCAGGACATCACGGCACTCGGGGACAGCGTCGGCGGGCTCATGCCGAGCCCTGTCAGGGATGCGCCCCCGATCGCGCGTGACCAGCCCATGCACGCCGCGGATCCCTATGGCGTCGAGGCTCCGGCACGGCTGCGGCCGGCGGCGGCCGCTCAACCGCCCAAAGCCAGGCCTGCGGCAAGGTCCAATGGCGCTGGCGGGCCGCAGCTGTTGCGGCGGCCCGGCTTCCTGGCTGTGCATAGCGTGGAAAAGAGTTTTGGCAGCCGCCAGGTCGTGCGCGGCGTCAGCATCTATGTGCGCCGCGGCGAAGCGGTCGGTCTGCTCGGTCCGAACGGCGCCGGCAAGACCACCGTGTTCTACATGATCACAGGCCTGATCAAGGCCGATCGCGGCGCCATCGAGCTCGACGGTCACGACGTCACCAAGCTGCCGATGTATCAGCGCGCGCGGCTCGGTATCGGCTATCTGCCGCAGGAGGCCTCGATCTTCCGCGGCCTCACCGTCGAGCAGAACATCCGCGCCGTGCTCGAAGTGGTCGAGCCTTCGCGCAAGAAGCGCGAGCAGCAGCTCGACTCGCTGCTCGACGAATTCAACATCACGCGCCTGCGGAAATCGCCCTCGATCGCGCTGTCGGGCGGCGAGCGCCGCCGTGTCGAGATCGCGCGCGCGCTGGCAACGCGTCCGAACTACATGCTGCTCGACGAGCCGTTCGCGGGCATCGATCCGATCGCGGTGGGTGACATTCAGGACCTCGTCCGCCACCTCACCAATCGCGGCATCGGCGTCTTGATCACCGACCACAATGTCCGCGAGACGCTCGGCCTCACCGATCGCGCCTATATCGTCTATGCCGGTGAAATCCTGACAGAGGGCAGCCCGGACGAGATCGTCGCGGATCCGGATGTCCGTCGCCTTTACCTTGGCGAGGAATTCCGCCTCTAG
- a CDS encoding LptA/OstA family protein — MADFFPRNDSRRRAIIAASALFIATGAAVAQSTMQGVPNAMQGFSQNRDQPIQIEAASLEMRDKKKEATFSGNVKVVQGDTTMTSKTLVVFYESSSDKQPAAAPAKGAKAAPPMQAASPGPGGASSIKRLEARGNVVVTQKDQVVTGETAVFDTKTNLITMLGGAGGQVVLTQCQNVLRGDRLMVDMTTGVSRVESDSGKVQGLFIQSQGGGNGKCGTPVTGGSGPAMPSLIPGKPK; from the coding sequence ATGGCTGATTTTTTCCCGCGCAACGACAGCAGGCGTCGCGCCATCATCGCAGCTTCTGCGCTGTTCATCGCGACAGGCGCTGCCGTCGCGCAGAGCACGATGCAGGGCGTGCCGAACGCGATGCAGGGCTTTTCGCAGAACCGCGATCAGCCGATCCAGATCGAGGCCGCCTCGCTCGAAATGCGTGACAAGAAGAAGGAGGCGACCTTCTCCGGCAACGTGAAGGTCGTGCAGGGCGACACCACCATGACCTCGAAGACGCTGGTGGTGTTCTACGAATCCAGCAGCGACAAGCAGCCCGCGGCCGCGCCTGCCAAGGGCGCGAAGGCGGCGCCACCGATGCAGGCCGCTTCGCCAGGGCCGGGCGGCGCGTCCTCGATCAAGCGGCTGGAAGCGCGCGGCAATGTCGTCGTCACCCAGAAGGACCAGGTGGTCACCGGCGAGACCGCCGTGTTCGACACCAAGACCAACCTCATCACCATGCTGGGCGGGGCCGGCGGCCAGGTGGTTCTGACCCAGTGCCAGAACGTGCTGCGCGGCGACCGTCTGATGGTCGACATGACCACCGGCGTCTCCCGCGTGGAATCCGACAGCGGCAAGGTGCAGGGCCTGTTCATCCAGTCCCAGGGCGGCGGCAACGGCAAATGCGGGACACCCGTTACGGGCGGCTCGGGCCCGGCCATGCCCTCGCTGATTCCGGGTAAGCCGAAGTAA
- the lptC gene encoding LPS export ABC transporter periplasmic protein LptC, protein MNSAQFPTYDAALAAKFAQAARHSRLVRILRIAVPVTVVLAMASIVAVSTFLNPFSMIPIKVDSGNLVVTGTKITMESPHMSGFTTDQRPYELWAKTATQDITDPDHVDLADLRSKVLMEDQSTVFLDARTGRFDNKQQQLDLHKDVFVRTSTGYEARLNSAFVDMNKGTVSSDEHVDVKLTNGTLTADKLRITEGGDVIRFEGNVVMHLDKISTDAPVEQPAPTPPPTKSKNRSANSK, encoded by the coding sequence GTGAATTCGGCCCAGTTTCCCACCTACGACGCCGCGCTAGCGGCGAAGTTTGCCCAGGCGGCGCGCCACAGCCGCCTGGTGCGGATTCTGCGCATCGCGGTGCCGGTGACGGTGGTTCTGGCCATGGCCTCGATCGTCGCCGTCTCGACCTTCCTCAATCCCTTCTCCATGATCCCCATCAAGGTCGATTCCGGAAACCTCGTGGTGACCGGCACCAAGATCACGATGGAATCGCCGCACATGTCCGGCTTCACGACGGATCAGCGGCCCTACGAGCTCTGGGCCAAGACCGCGACGCAGGACATCACCGACCCCGATCATGTCGATCTCGCCGATCTGCGCTCGAAGGTGCTGATGGAAGACCAGTCGACCGTGTTCCTCGATGCCCGCACCGGCCGCTTCGACAACAAGCAGCAGCAGCTCGATCTGCACAAGGACGTCTTCGTGCGCACCTCGACCGGCTACGAGGCACGGCTGAACTCGGCCTTTGTCGACATGAACAAGGGTACGGTCTCGTCGGACGAGCATGTCGACGTCAAATTGACCAACGGCACGCTGACAGCCGACAAGCTGCGCATCACGGAAGGCGGCGACGTCATCCGTTTCGAAGGCAATGTGGTGATGCATCTGGACAAGATCAGCACCGATGCGCCAGTCGAGCAGCCGGCGCCGACGCCACCGCCGACGAAGTCGAAGAACAGATCCGCAAACTCAAAGTGA
- a CDS encoding ribonuclease D has protein sequence MTVRLHRGDLPDLSRYTGAVAIDTETMGLNPHRDRLCVVQLSPGDGSADVVQIPKGHTDAPNLKALLANPANTKIFHFARFDVAVLYQTFGVMTGPIYCTKIASRLTRTYTDRHGLKDLVREVLNVDLSKQQQSSDWGSDSLTEPQLAYAASDVLHLHGLRERLDAMLVREGRSALAKACFDFLPTRALLDLQGWEEEDIFEHS, from the coding sequence ATGACCGTACGCCTGCATCGCGGCGACCTGCCTGACCTCTCCCGCTACACCGGCGCGGTCGCGATCGACACCGAGACCATGGGCCTGAACCCGCACCGCGACCGGCTCTGCGTGGTCCAGCTCTCGCCCGGCGACGGCAGCGCCGACGTGGTGCAGATCCCCAAGGGCCACACCGACGCGCCGAATTTGAAGGCGCTGCTCGCCAATCCCGCGAACACCAAGATCTTCCATTTCGCGCGGTTCGACGTCGCCGTGCTGTACCAGACCTTCGGCGTGATGACCGGGCCGATCTACTGCACCAAGATCGCCTCCCGCCTGACCCGCACCTATACCGATCGCCACGGCCTCAAGGACCTCGTCCGCGAGGTGCTCAATGTCGATCTCTCCAAGCAGCAGCAATCCAGCGATTGGGGTTCCGACAGCCTGACCGAGCCGCAGCTGGCCTATGCCGCCTCCGACGTGCTGCATTTGCATGGCTTGCGCGAGCGGCTGGATGCCATGCTGGTCCGGGAGGGCCGCAGCGCGCTGGCAAAAGCCTGTTTCGACTTCCTGCCGACCCGCGCTTTGCTCGACCTCCAGGGTTGGGAGGAAGAGGACATTTTCGAGCACTCCTAG
- a CDS encoding UbiA family prenyltransferase, translating into MEQPVWQYDRSEAAPQAPAAPARTLVVDLEGALLRSELLMEALFSSPARMLARFGARGRPGMAALTDVLARARIDYAHLPYDADVLNRALAARARGGKIFLVAGRFADQAAGISAHLGFDGVVTPADLAAGENLPFDRAAIERIDHVVRDRVSLRTWAKALRLYQYAKNTLVFVPVLTAHQVNLATLGATLLAFLAFSACASGAYLMNDLLDLAADRQHPTKRHRALAAGDLPISSALSAIPVLWLFAFGASLCISLTFLGVLVAYLVTTIAYSLVLKRKMLVDVVTLAGLYCLRIVAGAVAAGVVLSEWLMVFSLFVFTSLALIKRFSELSMRQGEGLADPSNRDYRVSDLHIIAAMAAASAMNAVTVFALYVSSSAVTPLYSRPWMLWLLAPLLLYWFGRALMIAHRREMPDDPIIYAFRDGASRTTVAAMVCIMLAAI; encoded by the coding sequence ATGGAGCAGCCCGTCTGGCAGTACGATCGGAGCGAGGCCGCGCCGCAGGCGCCGGCGGCGCCGGCCCGTACCCTCGTCGTCGATCTCGAAGGCGCCCTGCTGCGCTCGGAATTGCTGATGGAGGCGCTGTTCTCCAGCCCCGCCCGCATGCTGGCCCGTTTCGGCGCGCGGGGTCGTCCGGGCATGGCGGCACTGACGGATGTTCTGGCGCGCGCCAGGATCGACTACGCCCACCTTCCCTACGATGCCGACGTGCTGAACCGGGCGCTGGCGGCGCGGGCGCGGGGCGGCAAGATTTTTCTGGTCGCGGGCCGCTTCGCCGATCAGGCGGCCGGCATCTCGGCGCATCTCGGCTTCGACGGCGTCGTGACGCCGGCAGATCTTGCGGCCGGCGAAAATCTGCCGTTCGACCGCGCCGCGATCGAGCGGATCGACCATGTCGTCAGGGATCGCGTCAGCCTGCGAACCTGGGCGAAGGCGCTGCGCCTCTATCAATACGCCAAGAACACGCTGGTGTTCGTGCCCGTTCTCACCGCGCATCAGGTGAACCTCGCAACGCTCGGCGCCACGCTGCTGGCGTTCCTGGCGTTCTCGGCCTGCGCGTCGGGCGCCTATCTGATGAACGATCTGCTCGACCTCGCCGCCGATCGCCAGCATCCGACCAAGCGCCATCGCGCGCTGGCGGCGGGTGATTTGCCGATCTCGTCGGCGCTGTCGGCGATCCCCGTGCTGTGGCTGTTTGCCTTCGGTGCCAGCCTCTGCATCTCCCTGACGTTCCTCGGCGTGCTCGTCGCCTATCTCGTCACCACCATCGCCTATTCGCTGGTGCTCAAGCGCAAGATGCTGGTCGACGTCGTCACGCTGGCCGGCCTGTATTGCCTGCGCATCGTTGCCGGCGCCGTCGCGGCCGGCGTGGTGCTGTCGGAATGGCTGATGGTGTTCTCGCTGTTCGTGTTCACTTCGCTGGCGCTGATCAAGCGCTTCAGCGAGCTCAGCATGCGCCAGGGCGAAGGCCTTGCCGATCCCTCCAACCGCGACTACCGCGTCAGCGACCTGCACATCATCGCCGCGATGGCGGCCGCGAGCGCGATGAATGCGGTGACGGTGTTCGCGCTCTACGTCTCGTCCTCGGCGGTGACGCCGCTCTACAGCCGCCCCTGGATGCTGTGGCTGCTCGCGCCCTTGCTGCTCTACTGGTTCGGCCGGGCCTTGATGATCGCGCATCGCCGCGAGATGCCCGATGACCCCATCATCTACGCCTTCCGCGACGGCGCCAGCCGCACCACCGTTGCGGCGATGGTCTGCATCATGCTGGCGGCGATCTGA
- a CDS encoding MFS transporter, with amino-acid sequence MTDQTLAAPIDDQQERQRGFTRYQSLLVALLAFAQFTIILDFIIMSPLGAIMMPSLDITAGQFGVAVSAYAFSAGLSGILAAGFADRFDRKRLLLFFYAGFTLGTLLCALAQNYQLLLLGRVVTGLFGGVIGSIVLAIVTDLFALHLRGRVMGFVQTAFAASQVLGVPTGLFLANRWSWHVCFFAIVGLSILSIAIIAFAMAPVDAHLKLKQDKNPFHHLVATVSEPRYTLAFAVTTLLATGGYMLMPYSSAFTVNNVGIDIVHLPTIYLVSGLFSIVTGPLVGRASDTFGKYPTFVFGCAMTVVMVLIYTHLGHVSLVTAIAVNVLLFVGIFSRMIPSQALISAIPDQSQRGSFSAISASLQQLSGGLGSVLAAAIISQQADGSLLHFERIGYVVVTTTIITLVAMYFVQKGVAARAGRSVV; translated from the coding sequence ATGACAGACCAGACGCTCGCCGCGCCGATCGACGATCAGCAGGAACGCCAGCGCGGCTTTACGCGCTACCAGTCGCTTCTCGTGGCGCTGCTCGCCTTCGCCCAGTTCACGATCATTCTCGACTTCATCATCATGTCGCCGCTCGGCGCCATCATGATGCCCTCGCTCGACATCACGGCCGGGCAATTCGGCGTCGCGGTGTCGGCCTACGCGTTCAGCGCCGGATTGTCGGGCATCCTGGCCGCCGGCTTTGCCGACCGCTTCGACCGCAAGCGCCTGCTGCTGTTTTTCTATGCCGGCTTCACGCTCGGGACCCTGCTGTGTGCGCTGGCGCAGAACTACCAACTGCTGCTGCTGGGCCGCGTCGTGACCGGTCTGTTCGGCGGCGTGATCGGCTCGATCGTGCTCGCCATCGTCACCGATCTGTTCGCGCTGCATTTGCGCGGCCGCGTGATGGGCTTCGTGCAGACGGCGTTTGCCGCGAGCCAGGTGCTCGGCGTACCCACCGGGTTGTTCCTGGCCAATCGCTGGAGCTGGCATGTCTGCTTCTTCGCGATCGTCGGCCTGTCGATCCTGTCGATCGCCATCATTGCCTTCGCCATGGCGCCGGTGGATGCGCATCTGAAGCTGAAGCAGGACAAAAACCCGTTCCACCATCTGGTCGCGACGGTCAGTGAGCCGCGCTACACGCTGGCCTTCGCGGTCACGACATTGCTGGCAACGGGCGGCTACATGCTGATGCCGTATTCGAGCGCCTTCACCGTGAACAATGTCGGCATCGACATCGTGCATCTGCCGACGATCTATCTGGTCTCGGGCCTGTTCAGCATCGTCACCGGACCGCTGGTCGGCCGCGCCTCCGACACCTTCGGCAAATACCCGACCTTCGTGTTCGGCTGCGCGATGACCGTCGTCATGGTGCTGATCTACACCCATCTCGGCCACGTCTCGCTGGTGACAGCGATCGCCGTCAACGTGCTGCTGTTCGTCGGCATCTTCTCGCGCATGATCCCGTCGCAGGCGCTGATCTCGGCGATCCCCGACCAGAGCCAGCGCGGCTCCTTCAGCGCGATCAGCGCCTCGCTGCAGCAGCTCTCCGGCGGCCTCGGCTCGGTGCTCGCGGCCGCGATCATCTCGCAGCAAGCCGACGGCTCGCTGCTGCATTTCGAGCGGATCGGCTATGTCGTCGTGACGACGACGATCATCACGCTGGTGGCGATGTATTTCGTACAGAAGGGGGTGGCGGCGCGGGCTGGGCGGAGTGTGGTGTGA
- a CDS encoding type II toxin-antitoxin system ParD family antitoxin, with protein MAVSADLGEALENFVTKLVASGRYHSKSEVLREGVRLIQEREARLAVLDAAIARGLDDADAGRTKPSSEVFDRLEARLASKADRT; from the coding sequence ATGGCAGTCAGTGCAGATCTGGGCGAAGCCCTTGAAAACTTTGTGACAAAGCTAGTTGCTTCGGGCCGTTACCACTCCAAGAGCGAGGTGCTGCGGGAGGGCGTGCGGCTCATTCAGGAGCGCGAAGCGCGGCTGGCGGTATTAGACGCCGCGATCGCTCGCGGGCTTGATGACGCCGACGCGGGCCGAACCAAGCCAAGCTCCGAAGTCTTCGACCGGCTAGAGGCCAGACTGGCGAGTAAAGCGGACCGCACGTGA
- a CDS encoding type II toxin-antitoxin system RelE/ParE family toxin, which translates to MIVVITAEAEADLEDIASYVAEQSPRSALTLLRGLREKCESLADAPRGYPLVPRYERTGIRRRPFGNYLIFYRVGNDAIEVIHILHGARDYEPLLFPED; encoded by the coding sequence GTGATCGTCGTCATCACCGCGGAAGCCGAAGCTGATCTCGAGGACATCGCGTCATATGTCGCCGAGCAGAGCCCGCGGAGTGCGCTCACGCTGCTGCGCGGGCTACGAGAGAAGTGCGAATCGCTTGCTGACGCACCGCGCGGCTATCCCTTGGTCCCCCGCTACGAACGCACGGGTATTCGTCGTCGCCCGTTCGGCAACTATTTGATCTTCTATCGGGTCGGTAACGATGCGATCGAAGTGATCCACATCCTTCACGGCGCGAGGGATTACGAGCCGCTGCTTTTCCCGGAGGACTGA